A single region of the Salmo salar chromosome ssa16, Ssal_v3.1, whole genome shotgun sequence genome encodes:
- the s35b4 gene encoding UDP-xylose and UDP-N-acetylglucosamine transporter isoform X2, with translation MREFPGCGNIVTFAQFAFIALEGFIFETNFGRKKPAIPMSNYVIMVTMFFTVSVINNYALNFNIAMPLHMIFRSGSLIANMILGIIILKKRYSMSKYLSVAMVSLGIFICTIMSAKQVNVGTKGSDDQGVYAFLHWLIGIAMLTFALLMSARMGIFQETLYKQYGKHSKEALFYNHCLPLPGFLLLSSDIYNHCVLFSQSTPVEVPVIGQAVPVLWLYLLLNVITQYVCIRGVFILTTECASLTVTLVVTLRKFISLIISILFFKNPFTAWHWVGTGVVFLGTLIYTEVWTSICTALRGSEKLKKKKT, from the exons GAAGAAAGAAACCAGCCATCCCTATGAG CAACTATGTAATCATGGTGACCATGTTCTTCACAGTCAGTGTGATCAACAACTATGCTCTCAACTTCAACATCGCTATGCCTCTGCACATGATCTTCAGATCT GGATCGTTAATAGCTAATATGATCCTGGGTATAATAATTCTGAAAAAAAG GTATTCAATGAGTAAATATCTCTCCGTAGCGATGGTGTCTCTGGGCATCTTCATATGCACCATCATGTCCGCCAAACAAGTG AATGTAGGTACTAAGGGCTCAGATGATCAAGGTGTATATGCCTTCCTGCACTGGCTGATAG GTATCGCCATGTTGACCTTTGCACTGCTCATGTCTGCGAGAATGGGCATTTTCCAGGAGACCCTATACAAGCAGTATGGCAAACACTCCAAGGAGGCTCTCTTCTATAAT CACTGCTTGCCTCTGCCTGGATTCCTGCTTCTGTCCTCAGACATCTATAACCACTGTGTCCTCTTCAGTCAAAGCA CTCCTGTAGAGGTTCCTGTGATTGGCCAGGCTGTGCCGGTGTTGTGGCTGTACCTACTGCTGAACGTCATCACACA ATACGTGTGTATCCGCGGTGTCTTCATCCTGACCACAGAGTGTGCCTCTCTCACCGTAACCCTGGTGGTCACTCTGAGGAAGTTCATCAGCCTCATCATCTCCATCCTCTTCTTCAAGAATCCCTTCACCGCCTGGCACTGGGTGGGCACTGGAGTCGTCTTCCTGGGCACCCTGATCTACACGGAGGTCTGGACTAGCATCTGCACGGCGTTAAGAGGAAGTGAAAAGCTGAAGAAGAAAAAGACGTAG